One Brachyspira pilosicoli P43/6/78 genomic window carries:
- a CDS encoding RnfABCDGE type electron transport complex subunit D — protein MKLYTESSPHIKDGDTTQKIMLRVIIALLPAIIYSVVLFGNRVIILYLASIITCILSNIIVRKLRKQPVLPDYASVVTALLLVMTLPSSATITMVVIGGVVAIVFAKEVFGGLGSNIFNPALVGRAFLQVAFPAQMSTYNPPIRVPFLDLFITDWHRTMNAITGGTQAVDMMTALSQATPLTFMKFTYNNSISTSLIEQIQFEAHYYIQMLLGSTGGAIGETSVILLTIGGIFLIATKTIDWRIPLGMFISLFTVSLVLCLAMPGKFASPIYQIFAGGFVLGAFFMATDMVTCPSSHLGAWIYALLIGAVLAILRAFGSSPEYTMYSILIGNMFMPLISMYTRPKPFGKKEAINIEKQQGAKQ, from the coding sequence ATGAAGTTATACACTGAATCTTCTCCTCATATAAAAGATGGAGATACTACACAAAAAATCATGTTAAGAGTAATTATTGCTCTTTTACCTGCTATTATATATAGCGTAGTATTATTTGGTAATAGAGTAATTATATTATATCTCGCTTCTATTATTACTTGTATTTTATCTAATATAATTGTTAGAAAGCTTAGAAAACAGCCTGTACTTCCTGATTATGCTTCTGTGGTTACTGCTTTACTTTTGGTAATGACTTTACCTTCTAGTGCTACTATTACAATGGTTGTTATTGGAGGAGTTGTTGCTATTGTTTTTGCTAAAGAAGTTTTTGGAGGTTTAGGTTCTAATATATTTAACCCTGCTTTGGTAGGTAGGGCTTTCTTACAGGTTGCTTTCCCTGCTCAAATGAGTACTTATAACCCTCCTATTAGGGTTCCTTTCTTGGATTTATTTATTACCGATTGGCATAGAACTATGAATGCTATTACTGGCGGTACTCAGGCAGTGGATATGATGACTGCTCTATCACAGGCTACACCTTTAACTTTTATGAAGTTTACTTATAATAATAGTATTAGTACTTCTTTAATAGAACAAATTCAATTTGAAGCTCACTATTATATTCAAATGCTTTTAGGAAGCACTGGCGGAGCTATAGGTGAAACTTCTGTTATACTTCTTACAATAGGCGGAATATTCTTAATTGCTACTAAAACTATAGATTGGAGAATACCTTTAGGAATGTTTATATCTCTATTTACAGTAAGTTTGGTACTTTGTCTTGCTATGCCTGGTAAATTTGCTTCTCCTATATATCAAATATTTGCTGGCGGATTTGTTTTAGGTGCTTTCTTTATGGCTACTGATATGGTTACTTGCCCTTCTAGTCATTTAGGGGCTTGGATATATGCTCTTTTAATAGGTGCTGTGCTTGCAATACTTAGAGCTTTTGGTTCTTCTCCGGAATATACTATGTATTCTATATTAATAGGAAACATGTTTATGCCTTTAATATCTATGTATACTCGTCCTAAACCTTTTGGTAAGAAAGAGGCTATAAATATAGAAAAACAACAAGGAGCAAAACAATGA
- a CDS encoding FMN-binding protein, with translation MKKEVTYKAVISVTLTALVAGFLLSFVYSSFEKDILANNEKTVLNGVKAVIPNADNIEGPISENATYPYYIGKKADGSVAGYAILSSAGGYNGQNKILVGFSDDATTITGIVVTEQAETPGLGAKIVEPSFRNQFTNKSSIVPLTVVKGIKPEEALDAQIAAISGATISSTSVVTAVNSANEQAVNLFLQ, from the coding sequence ATGAAAAAAGAAGTTACTTATAAAGCTGTAATATCTGTTACATTAACTGCTCTAGTTGCTGGATTTTTATTATCATTCGTTTATTCTTCTTTTGAGAAAGATATTTTAGCTAACAATGAAAAAACTGTATTAAATGGAGTTAAGGCTGTTATACCTAATGCTGACAATATAGAAGGTCCTATTAGTGAAAATGCTACTTATCCATATTATATTGGTAAAAAGGCTGATGGTTCTGTAGCTGGTTATGCTATACTTTCTTCTGCAGGCGGATATAATGGTCAAAATAAAATATTAGTTGGTTTTAGTGATGATGCTACTACAATTACAGGAATAGTTGTTACTGAGCAGGCTGAAACTCCTGGACTTGGTGCTAAAATTGTAGAACCTAGCTTTAGAAATCAATTTACTAATAAAAGTTCTATTGTACCTCTTACTGTTGTAAAGGGTATAAAACCAGAAGAGGCACTTGATGCTCAAATAGCTGCTATTAGTGGAGCTACTATATCAAGCACTTCTGTTGTAACAGCTGTTAATAGTGCTAATGAACAGGCTGTTAATTTATTCTTGCAATAA
- a CDS encoding ankyrin repeat domain-containing protein, with amino-acid sequence MVCLIKRSLIIVLAIFYVFSLNIYAINQKESELFLAIKEKKNERDLREILKYRVDFSATNEMGLTPLLYAIECNNERALRVLLEYSDVNIEYRLSDDFAAYPDINKYEGDSVNIGGATPLMFAIFKNNSRIVKQLIDKGANVKARDNEGNSAFLYACGFGDGNIIRMLLQKDKTLVNDKTPNGNLNGLHYAAAFNNLNTINFLIKNVDMNINDRDSNGCTALYYAAYYAKNDAYNLLIKLGANKDIGDNYGVTPEYILSGGSSAIDLENKEDNNTNTYNENMFIARVIQTSDTNALRDIMMYSNFNMNSIIMSYETPLTYAIALDKYDMVNELLKYRVNNTNIINIETSYIPADEVYFDESRVEFTGNVYLGDVSPLQYAIFKNNTNIINTLLYYGADINRKDSLGDNALMYAARFSSAEVIDTILNYSSNSYRVVDIYGNTPLHNASSLGNTNALIALMNRTPININIQNVDGDTPLHLAVKNNNSNTYRFLLLKGADYTIKNYDGKTASDLLYGDSIENIMGNFGETNIYDTNSYNNNNNNNNLNVIQANNIVEDFLYDNMPDDDTSYYKKEEENNEYAHQLESKILFDAIYKDDAALIHNAISNTVDLNTRNPEGFTPLLYAIHYDKTNALNILLSYTNKIDINKTLDNYTNYYSKKGINFSGELVFDKTTPLEYAIFKGNINIVSMLMDNNADIYLEDSKGYNGIFYASAFGDYALINKILQKYPSIYNFKNSNGDSVLHIAASYGNNNAISFYLYNTFLSINTKNNEGKTPLDLANEKGYTNTVDYLIKGGAKYGNQ; translated from the coding sequence AATGGGATTAACACCGCTTTTATATGCTATTGAATGCAACAATGAAAGAGCTTTGAGGGTGCTTCTTGAATATAGTGATGTTAATATTGAATACAGACTTTCTGATGATTTTGCTGCTTATCCTGATATAAATAAATATGAAGGAGATAGCGTTAATATAGGAGGGGCTACTCCTTTAATGTTTGCTATATTTAAAAACAATTCAAGGATAGTTAAACAGCTTATAGACAAGGGAGCTAATGTTAAAGCTAGAGATAATGAAGGAAACTCTGCATTTTTATATGCATGCGGTTTTGGAGACGGTAATATTATAAGAATGCTTCTTCAAAAAGATAAAACATTAGTTAATGATAAAACTCCTAACGGTAATCTTAATGGACTTCATTATGCTGCTGCTTTTAATAATTTGAATACTATTAATTTCTTAATTAAAAATGTTGATATGAATATTAATGACAGAGATTCAAACGGATGTACTGCTTTATATTATGCCGCTTACTATGCAAAAAATGATGCGTATAATCTTCTTATTAAACTTGGTGCTAATAAAGATATAGGTGATAATTATGGAGTTACTCCAGAATATATATTATCAGGAGGAAGTTCTGCTATTGACTTAGAAAACAAAGAAGATAATAATACAAACACTTACAATGAAAACATGTTTATTGCAAGAGTTATTCAAACTTCAGATACTAATGCATTAAGAGATATAATGATGTATTCTAACTTTAATATGAACTCTATTATTATGTCTTATGAAACTCCTCTCACTTATGCTATAGCCCTTGATAAATATGATATGGTTAATGAACTTCTTAAATATAGAGTTAATAATACAAATATTATAAATATAGAAACTTCTTATATACCAGCTGATGAAGTTTATTTTGATGAAAGTAGGGTAGAGTTTACTGGAAATGTATATTTGGGTGATGTTAGCCCTTTACAGTATGCCATATTTAAAAATAACACTAATATAATAAACACACTTTTATATTATGGTGCGGATATAAACAGAAAAGATAGTTTAGGAGATAATGCTTTAATGTATGCTGCTAGATTTTCAAGTGCAGAAGTTATTGATACAATTTTAAATTATAGCAGTAATTCTTATAGGGTTGTAGATATATACGGCAACACCCCTTTACATAATGCATCATCACTTGGAAACACTAATGCTTTAATTGCACTTATGAATAGAACTCCTATTAACATAAATATACAAAATGTTGATGGAGATACTCCTTTGCATTTGGCTGTAAAAAACAATAATAGTAATACTTATAGATTTTTATTATTAAAGGGAGCTGATTATACTATAAAAAATTATGATGGTAAAACTGCTTCAGACTTATTATATGGAGATAGTATAGAAAATATAATGGGTAATTTTGGTGAAACTAATATTTATGATACGAATTCATATAATAATAATAATAATAATAATAATTTAAACGTCATTCAAGCAAATAATATTGTAGAAGATTTTTTGTATGATAATATGCCTGATGATGATACTTCTTATTATAAAAAAGAAGAAGAAAATAATGAATATGCTCATCAATTAGAAAGTAAAATTCTTTTTGATGCAATATATAAAGATGACGCGGCTTTAATACATAATGCTATCTCTAATACAGTTGATCTTAATACAAGAAATCCGGAAGGCTTTACTCCACTTCTTTATGCTATTCATTATGATAAAACAAATGCTCTTAATATACTTTTAAGCTATACAAATAAAATTGATATAAATAAAACATTAGACAATTATACTAATTACTATTCTAAAAAAGGTATTAATTTTAGCGGAGAATTGGTATTTGATAAAACAACCCCTTTAGAATATGCTATATTTAAAGGAAATATTAATATAGTTTCTATGCTTATGGATAATAATGCTGATATATATCTTGAAGATTCAAAAGGATATAATGGAATATTTTATGCTTCTGCTTTTGGAGATTATGCTCTTATAAATAAAATATTACAAAAATACCCTTCTATATATAATTTTAAAAATTCTAATGGCGACAGTGTGCTTCATATTGCAGCAAGCTATGGAAATAATAATGCTATAAGCTTTTATTTATATAATACATTTTTAAGTATAAATACAAAAAATAATGAAGGAAAAACTCCATTAGATTTAGCAAATGAAAAAGGATATACCAACACAGTAGATTATTTAATAAAAGGCGGTGCTAAATACGGCAATCAATAA
- the rsxC gene encoding electron transport complex subunit RsxC: MKLGKFRFGGVHPHDSKDTAQIASSTMTQAPKSVLISMAQHIGAPAKMLKNKGDKVQRGEMIGEASGYVSGNVFSSVSGTIANIEIAPPPLGRGASAFLINLDAEANNVDFTLNNNYMTLSAEEMSKKIQNAGIVGMGGATFPTNVKVDGAAKGNCDTLIINGVECEPYITSDYRLMMEHTEDLFKGIEILRKIIPSVKRTVIGIEANKPLAIEEMGKVAKNYNVEVMPLRLRYPQGAEKMLIDATTGRVVPVGKLPMDVNVLVVNVATLYAIYEAVAKDKPLIERIVTVSGDAIKEHKNIWVPLGTPISHIVNECGGLISDDVLVIAGGPMMGASVPNLEQCVNKGTNSLLFLDKNKLPKEVEYPCIKCGRCANACPLHLSPTEIAHTAKAKIKDRLNALDIATCFECGCCSYICPSKIPLVQWIRYGKDLLRR, encoded by the coding sequence ATGAAGTTAGGTAAATTTCGTTTTGGGGGTGTACATCCTCATGATAGCAAAGATACTGCTCAAATAGCTTCTTCTACTATGACCCAAGCTCCTAAATCAGTTTTAATATCTATGGCACAGCATATCGGTGCACCTGCTAAAATGTTAAAGAACAAAGGAGATAAAGTTCAAAGAGGAGAAATGATTGGAGAGGCTAGCGGATATGTATCTGGAAATGTGTTTTCTTCTGTTAGCGGAACTATTGCTAATATAGAAATTGCTCCGCCGCCTTTAGGAAGAGGGGCTAGTGCTTTTCTAATCAATTTAGATGCTGAAGCTAATAATGTTGATTTTACCCTAAATAATAATTACATGACCTTATCTGCTGAAGAAATGTCTAAAAAAATTCAAAACGCTGGTATAGTTGGTATGGGAGGAGCTACCTTCCCTACTAATGTTAAAGTTGATGGTGCTGCTAAGGGTAACTGCGATACTTTAATTATTAATGGCGTTGAATGTGAGCCTTATATTACTAGCGATTATAGACTTATGATGGAACATACTGAAGATTTATTCAAAGGTATAGAAATCTTAAGAAAAATTATTCCTTCTGTAAAAAGAACTGTTATTGGTATAGAGGCTAATAAACCTTTGGCTATTGAAGAGATGGGCAAAGTTGCTAAAAACTACAATGTTGAAGTAATGCCTTTAAGACTTCGTTATCCTCAGGGTGCTGAAAAAATGCTTATTGATGCTACTACTGGCAGAGTTGTACCTGTTGGTAAGCTTCCTATGGACGTTAATGTTTTGGTTGTAAATGTGGCTACTTTATATGCTATATATGAAGCTGTTGCTAAAGATAAACCATTAATAGAGAGAATTGTTACTGTATCTGGTGATGCTATTAAAGAACATAAAAATATTTGGGTTCCGCTTGGTACTCCTATTTCGCATATAGTTAATGAGTGCGGCGGACTTATTTCTGATGATGTACTTGTTATAGCAGGCGGTCCTATGATGGGAGCTAGTGTTCCTAATTTGGAGCAATGTGTTAATAAAGGTACTAACTCTTTATTATTCTTAGATAAAAATAAATTGCCTAAAGAAGTTGAATATCCTTGTATTAAATGCGGAAGATGTGCTAATGCATGCCCTCTTCATCTTTCTCCTACTGAAATAGCTCATACTGCTAAGGCTAAAATTAAAGACAGATTAAATGCTTTGGATATAGCTACTTGTTTTGAATGCGGATGTTGTTCTTACATATGTCCTTCCAAAATACCTTTGGTACAATGGATTAGATATGGTAAAGATTTGTTAAGGAGATAA